From Spirosoma aerolatum, one genomic window encodes:
- a CDS encoding tagaturonate reductase: MQPLSVQSLPTIQSQLELTLPLPDHQHLPERVLQFGTGVLLRGLPDYFIDKANRQGIFNGRIVVVKSTDGGDMTAFARQDNLYTLCIRGVENRELVEQNIVCSAISRVLSAKQQWNAVLQVATSPDLQIVLSNTTEVGIQLVQDDIRQSPPESFPGKLLAVLYARYKAFNGDPTKGLVIVPTELIPDNGTKLEAILLELAHRNALEGAFIDWLENANTCCNSLVDRIVPGRPDPATQHALTEQLGYEDDLLTISEAYRLWAIEGDERVQNVLSFHKADENIFIRPNIDLFRELKLRLLNGTHTLSCGLAFLSGFDTVREAMEDEILSAFISGVMLGELIPGIPYPVDEKAAQRFGFQVLDRFRNPFIEHRWLAITMQYSAKMQMRNIPTLLHYYKHLDVTPRYITLGFAAYLLFMKATTQEDEVWYGEREGVKYPIYDAQAGYFADLWARFTPQELTTTVLQNIALWGYDLTLLPGFADSVSHYLVQMIETGVFSTVSAQFDHLETITK; this comes from the coding sequence ATGCAACCATTATCTGTCCAATCACTCCCAACTATTCAATCTCAACTCGAGCTTACGCTTCCCCTACCCGATCATCAGCATCTACCGGAACGCGTTCTCCAGTTTGGCACAGGTGTTCTGCTACGCGGCCTTCCCGATTATTTTATCGATAAAGCCAACCGCCAGGGTATCTTCAATGGTCGGATCGTGGTGGTGAAGTCGACCGATGGTGGTGATATGACGGCCTTTGCCCGTCAGGATAATTTATATACACTGTGTATACGGGGCGTCGAGAATCGCGAACTGGTCGAACAGAATATCGTTTGCTCAGCTATCAGCCGGGTTCTTTCAGCCAAACAGCAGTGGAACGCGGTCTTACAGGTAGCTACCAGCCCCGATCTGCAAATCGTTCTTTCGAACACAACGGAAGTAGGCATTCAACTCGTTCAGGACGACATCCGGCAGTCGCCCCCGGAATCGTTTCCGGGCAAACTGCTGGCAGTTTTGTATGCTCGCTATAAGGCTTTCAACGGCGACCCAACCAAGGGACTGGTCATTGTGCCGACCGAACTTATTCCCGACAACGGTACTAAACTCGAAGCCATACTGCTCGAACTAGCCCACCGCAATGCCCTCGAAGGAGCTTTTATTGACTGGCTCGAAAATGCGAACACCTGCTGCAACTCGCTGGTTGACCGCATCGTACCCGGCCGCCCCGACCCGGCCACTCAACACGCGCTGACCGAGCAACTTGGCTACGAAGACGACCTGTTGACCATTTCGGAAGCGTACCGACTGTGGGCCATCGAAGGAGATGAACGAGTGCAAAACGTCCTGTCATTCCATAAGGCCGACGAGAATATTTTCATTCGTCCGAATATCGACCTGTTCCGGGAGTTGAAACTTCGGCTGCTGAACGGCACCCATACGCTCAGTTGTGGACTGGCTTTCCTGAGCGGTTTCGATACAGTTCGCGAAGCTATGGAAGACGAGATTCTGTCGGCCTTTATCAGCGGAGTTATGCTGGGCGAACTCATTCCGGGTATCCCCTATCCTGTTGATGAGAAAGCGGCCCAGCGCTTTGGGTTCCAGGTTCTCGATCGGTTCCGAAACCCATTTATTGAGCATCGTTGGCTGGCCATTACGATGCAGTATTCGGCCAAAATGCAAATGCGGAATATACCAACCCTGCTCCACTACTATAAGCATCTGGATGTAACGCCCCGCTACATCACCCTTGGCTTTGCGGCTTACCTGCTATTCATGAAGGCCACCACACAGGAGGATGAAGTCTGGTATGGCGAACGGGAAGGGGTAAAATACCCGATCTACGACGCTCAGGCCGGTTACTTCGCCGACCTATGGGCGCGGTTCACCCCACAGGAATTGACAACAACGGTTTTACAAAATATCGCGTTGTGGGGCTATGACCTGACACTACTGCCCGGATTTGCCGATTCGGTGAGCCACTATTTAGTACAAATGATCGAAACCGGCGTATTCTCTACGGTATCGGCCCAATTCGATCACCTTGAAACGATAACAAAATGA
- a CDS encoding UxaA family hydrolase, whose amino-acid sequence MKQNVLKIHPDDSVLVALTDLEPGDRVQWEHTNLIVTEAVPAKHKVALQAFEPGDSIMMYGVLVGKAKQAIPMGGRLTTFNVQHATDSYDLHGSSYQWAAPSVDRWQGQTFMGYPRSDGRVGTANYWVVIPLVFCENRNIQVLEDALVHDLGYGRRNTYQQQAQELAALVQAGRSVEEILQADLQTAEQSLSGQLKLFPNVDGVKFLVHDMGCGGTRQDAQALCGLLAGYITHPNVAGATVLSLGCQNAQVAMLQEEIQKRSPQFDKPLFILEQQAIGTEESLISQALRQTFAGLMQANTCVRQPMPLSKLVVGLECGGSDGFSGISANPAVGHASDLLVALGSTVILSEFPELCGVEQELCDRCIDEATASRFRELMNVYAQRAKEVGSGFDMNPSPGNIRDGLITDAMKSAGASKKGGTSPVVAVLDYPELVTKPGLNLLCTPGNDVESTTAEVGSGATVVLFTTGLGTPTGNPIAPVVKIASNSALANRMPDIIDINTGTVIDGDETIQQAGERILDQIIRVASGEVEVAAVRHGQDDFIPWKRGVSL is encoded by the coding sequence ATGAAACAGAACGTTCTGAAAATACACCCCGACGATTCCGTCCTTGTCGCTCTTACTGACCTGGAGCCGGGCGACCGGGTGCAATGGGAACACACAAATCTGATTGTGACAGAAGCCGTCCCGGCCAAGCACAAGGTAGCCTTACAGGCTTTTGAGCCAGGCGATTCGATTATGATGTATGGCGTACTGGTTGGCAAAGCGAAACAGGCTATCCCGATGGGCGGCCGACTGACTACCTTCAATGTACAACATGCGACCGACAGCTACGACCTGCATGGGTCGTCGTATCAATGGGCGGCTCCCTCCGTCGACCGCTGGCAGGGCCAAACCTTTATGGGCTATCCCCGTTCGGATGGGCGCGTCGGAACAGCCAACTATTGGGTAGTGATTCCGCTCGTTTTCTGCGAGAACCGAAACATCCAGGTTCTGGAAGATGCCCTGGTTCATGACCTAGGCTACGGTCGTCGGAATACATACCAGCAACAGGCCCAGGAGTTGGCGGCTTTGGTACAGGCAGGCCGATCGGTTGAGGAGATTTTACAGGCCGATCTGCAAACGGCCGAGCAGTCGCTGAGTGGCCAACTCAAGTTGTTTCCAAATGTCGATGGAGTAAAATTCCTCGTGCACGACATGGGCTGTGGTGGCACCCGTCAGGATGCGCAGGCTCTTTGTGGACTTCTGGCAGGCTATATTACCCATCCGAACGTAGCGGGAGCCACCGTCCTGAGTCTGGGTTGTCAGAATGCGCAGGTGGCCATGCTTCAGGAGGAAATACAGAAGCGCAGTCCGCAGTTCGACAAGCCCCTGTTTATACTGGAACAACAGGCAATTGGTACTGAAGAATCGCTCATTAGCCAGGCCCTTCGCCAGACGTTTGCCGGGCTGATGCAGGCCAATACCTGTGTTCGGCAACCAATGCCTTTAAGCAAACTGGTGGTCGGGCTGGAATGCGGTGGTTCCGACGGTTTTTCGGGCATTTCGGCCAATCCGGCGGTGGGTCACGCATCCGATTTGCTGGTCGCGCTGGGCAGTACCGTTATCCTATCGGAATTTCCTGAACTTTGCGGGGTCGAACAGGAACTGTGTGACCGCTGTATTGATGAAGCAACCGCCAGCCGATTCCGGGAGCTGATGAACGTATACGCGCAGCGTGCTAAGGAAGTAGGATCAGGGTTCGATATGAACCCTTCGCCGGGTAATATCCGAGATGGCCTCATTACCGACGCCATGAAATCGGCAGGGGCTTCGAAAAAAGGCGGCACCTCACCTGTAGTAGCGGTACTGGATTACCCCGAACTGGTTACCAAACCCGGTTTGAATCTGCTTTGTACGCCCGGCAATGATGTCGAATCGACCACCGCCGAAGTCGGTTCGGGAGCCACAGTCGTATTATTTACAACCGGTTTAGGTACACCAACTGGAAATCCTATCGCTCCTGTGGTTAAAATTGCATCCAATTCCGCTTTGGCTAACCGTATGCCTGATATTATTGATATCAACACCGGTACAGTGATCGACGGCGACGAAACAATCCAACAGGCTGGCGAACGAATACTTGATCAAATCATTCGGGTAGCCAGTGGCGAGGTCGAAGTAGCCGCCGTTCGTCACGGTCAGGACGATTTTATACCCTGGAAACGGGGAGTTTCTCTTTAA
- the uxaC gene encoding glucuronate isomerase — protein MKKPFLNEDFLLQTESARQLYHEFAKPMPIIDYHCHLPPDQIAENRQFENITQIWLYGDHYKWRAMRTNGVNERFCTGEADDFSKFQKWAETVPYTLRNPLYHWTHLELQRYFGIKETLNGNNARQIYDACTEQLQSPDFSVRNLMRRMNVETVCTTDDPVDSLVHHKKLAEEGFEIGVLPTFRPDKAMAVEDVVAFNHYVNRLEAASNVSISNLADFLKALRQRHDFFAAMGCKLSDHGLEQIYAEDYTEEEVQDIFHQLRSGHSLSITEILQFKSAMLVYLAEMDWEKGWTQQFHLGALRNNNSRMLRVLGPDTGWDSIGDFSQARAMARFLDRLDTNDKLAKTIIYNLNPADNELIATMIGNFNDGSVAGKIQFGSGWWFLDQKEGMERQINALSTMGLLSRFVGMLTDSRSFLSYPRHEYFRRILCNMLGNDIENGELPDDMDWTGQVVQNICYGNAKTYFGFSSKPMSLAV, from the coding sequence ATGAAAAAGCCCTTTTTGAACGAAGATTTTCTGCTGCAAACGGAGTCGGCGCGACAACTCTACCACGAATTTGCGAAGCCGATGCCCATCATCGATTACCACTGCCATCTACCACCCGATCAGATTGCCGAAAACAGACAGTTTGAGAACATTACGCAAATCTGGCTCTATGGCGACCATTACAAATGGCGGGCCATGCGAACCAATGGGGTGAATGAGCGGTTCTGCACAGGGGAGGCCGATGATTTCAGCAAGTTTCAGAAATGGGCCGAAACAGTTCCCTACACACTTCGAAACCCGCTGTATCACTGGACTCACCTCGAACTGCAACGGTATTTCGGCATTAAGGAAACCCTCAACGGCAACAACGCCCGGCAGATTTACGATGCCTGTACCGAGCAGTTGCAGTCGCCCGATTTTTCGGTTCGGAACCTGATGCGTCGGATGAACGTCGAAACCGTTTGTACCACCGACGACCCTGTCGATTCGCTGGTGCACCATAAGAAATTAGCCGAAGAAGGATTCGAGATTGGCGTATTGCCCACCTTTCGGCCCGATAAAGCCATGGCCGTTGAAGATGTCGTAGCTTTCAATCATTATGTAAACCGCCTGGAAGCAGCCAGTAATGTATCGATCAGTAATCTGGCCGATTTTCTGAAAGCGCTCCGCCAGCGTCACGATTTCTTTGCAGCTATGGGCTGTAAACTCTCCGACCATGGTCTGGAGCAGATTTATGCTGAAGACTATACCGAAGAAGAGGTCCAGGACATCTTCCATCAACTCCGTTCGGGGCATTCACTCAGTATCACAGAAATTCTGCAATTTAAATCGGCAATGCTGGTGTATCTGGCGGAGATGGATTGGGAGAAAGGCTGGACACAACAGTTCCACCTGGGCGCACTTCGGAACAACAATTCCCGGATGCTGCGGGTACTGGGGCCTGATACGGGCTGGGACAGCATCGGTGATTTCTCGCAGGCTCGTGCCATGGCCCGCTTCCTCGACCGGCTCGATACCAATGACAAACTAGCCAAGACCATCATTTACAATCTGAACCCCGCCGACAACGAGCTGATTGCAACCATGATTGGCAATTTCAACGATGGGTCAGTAGCTGGTAAAATCCAATTTGGCTCAGGCTGGTGGTTTTTAGATCAGAAAGAGGGTATGGAACGACAAATAAATGCTCTTTCTACTATGGGACTGTTGAGTCGATTTGTGGGTATGTTGACCGATTCTCGCAGTTTTCTGTCGTATCCGCGGCATGAATACTTCCGTCGGATTCTGTGTAACATGCTTGGAAACGACATTGAAAACGGTGAACTCCCCGACGATATGGACTGGACGGGCCAGGTTGTACAAAACATCTGCTACGGTAACGCTAAAACCTACTTCGGCTTCAGTAGCAAGCCCATGTCGCTGGCAGTGTAA
- a CDS encoding sugar kinase — protein MVCCFGELLLRFSPIANGEWIRQTAMPVYVGGAELNVATALAKWNVPVKYSTVLPENSLADDIIGYVSSKGIDPSGIVRFGQRVGSYFLPQGSDLKNAGVIYDRAHSAFSELAPGKVDWDAVLQQTSWLHVSAISPALTADVAAACTELVAAAAAKGITVSIDLNYRARLWQYGVSPVDIMPGIVEHCNVVMGNIWAANALLGIPVDADIHVKNQQPDYLNHALETSKAIQERFPRCTVVANTFRFDKVPTGLRYYTTLYTDGQQYVSPELLTDSVVDRVGSGDCFMAGLIYGLYNQHDPQQIVNFAAEAAFGKLQEFGDATNQTIDAITQRQQMITSLL, from the coding sequence ATGGTTTGTTGTTTCGGAGAGTTATTGTTACGGTTTTCCCCGATTGCCAATGGAGAATGGATTCGGCAGACGGCTATGCCTGTTTATGTGGGAGGAGCCGAACTGAATGTGGCTACCGCGCTGGCAAAATGGAACGTCCCCGTCAAATACAGCACCGTACTCCCCGAAAATTCGCTGGCCGATGACATTATTGGATACGTTTCGAGCAAAGGAATTGACCCGTCGGGCATTGTCCGGTTTGGGCAACGTGTCGGTAGTTATTTTCTGCCCCAGGGTTCGGATCTGAAAAATGCGGGCGTGATTTATGATCGGGCGCATTCGGCTTTTTCGGAACTGGCTCCCGGCAAAGTAGATTGGGACGCTGTTCTGCAACAGACAAGTTGGTTGCATGTGAGTGCCATTAGCCCGGCTCTAACTGCCGATGTGGCTGCGGCCTGTACTGAGCTGGTTGCTGCGGCTGCAGCCAAAGGCATAACGGTATCGATAGACCTGAATTACCGGGCGCGGCTGTGGCAATACGGCGTTTCTCCCGTCGATATTATGCCCGGAATTGTGGAGCATTGCAACGTCGTCATGGGTAATATCTGGGCTGCCAATGCTTTGCTAGGCATCCCGGTCGATGCCGACATCCACGTCAAAAACCAGCAGCCCGACTACCTGAATCATGCTCTGGAAACCTCAAAGGCAATCCAGGAGCGATTTCCGCGCTGTACGGTTGTTGCCAATACGTTCCGGTTCGACAAGGTTCCGACGGGGTTGCGGTACTATACTACCCTGTATACGGATGGCCAGCAATACGTGTCACCCGAATTGCTGACGGATTCCGTTGTTGATCGGGTCGGTAGTGGCGACTGCTTTATGGCAGGGCTGATTTATGGCCTTTACAACCAGCATGATCCACAACAGATTGTCAATTTTGCGGCTGAAGCTGCCTTCGGAAAATTACAGGAGTTCGGAGATGCAACCAATCAGACCATCGATGCAATTACCCAACGTCAACAGATGATCACATCCTTACTCTAA
- a CDS encoding beta/alpha barrel domain-containing protein, which translates to MSSDKILDLVITHPIVPVFYHPDVDHASAILQACYDGGLRVFEFTNRGDKALAVFTQLASYVKDKCPEMALGIGTILTPEDATKFIDAGAAFVVQPVITASVGDVCRERGIPWMPAGSTLNEIYQATLLGAQLVKVFPGNVVGPGFIKAIKGPMPSLKLMVTGGVEPTSESLTAWFKAGVTAVGIGSQLFSGDSADPSALRDRIASLVQIVTPFIPQPA; encoded by the coding sequence ATGTCCTCTGATAAAATCCTTGATCTAGTCATCACTCACCCAATTGTTCCGGTATTCTATCATCCCGATGTCGACCATGCTTCGGCTATTTTACAGGCTTGTTACGATGGTGGCCTTCGCGTATTTGAATTTACCAACCGGGGCGATAAAGCGTTGGCCGTTTTCACCCAGTTAGCGAGCTATGTGAAAGACAAGTGTCCCGAAATGGCACTGGGTATTGGCACTATTCTGACGCCCGAAGATGCAACCAAATTCATTGATGCTGGTGCCGCTTTTGTTGTACAGCCCGTTATAACCGCTTCAGTTGGTGATGTCTGTCGGGAGCGGGGTATCCCCTGGATGCCTGCCGGTTCAACACTGAACGAAATCTACCAGGCCACGCTGCTGGGTGCCCAGCTTGTAAAAGTATTTCCGGGCAATGTGGTCGGACCCGGTTTTATCAAGGCGATCAAAGGACCAATGCCTTCGCTCAAGCTCATGGTAACCGGGGGTGTAGAGCCAACCAGCGAAAGCCTCACGGCCTGGTTTAAAGCGGGTGTAACAGCCGTAGGGATTGGTTCTCAATTATTCTCCGGCGACAGTGCCGACCCATCGGCCCTCCGCGACCGCATAGCCTCTTTAGTTCAGATTGTTACACCCTTTATTCCGCAACCCGCATGA
- a CDS encoding MFS transporter — MSKPIGNYRWTIVALLFFATTINYLDRQVVGLLKPTLEKEFNWSELDYSRIVQVFSAAYAIGLLIFGRIIDRIGTKVGYTVAIIFWSIAAMAHALATSTMGFIFARIGLGLGEAGNFPAAIKTVAEWFPKKERALATGIFNSGANIGAVVAPILVPWILGIWGWEMAFIVTGAVGFIWLIFWYVGYEIPSKQAKLSKEEYNYIHSDSEATPDEVADHGKPVSWGMLLGKRQTWAFVFGKMLTDPIWWFFLFWLQDYFSTTFHLDTKKPNLYLAVLYTLVSIGSIGGGYLSSALISRGWSVWKARKTAMFIFALLVLPVMAVRFGPGIWGAVALIGLAGAAHQAWSANIFTTASDMFPKRAVSSVVGIGSMAGSVGGIIFPEIVGRILDSYKKAGDLQSGYGIIFLMCGSAYLLAWTVMHLLTPKMQPVKLDITESEPVV, encoded by the coding sequence ATGAGCAAACCCATTGGAAACTACCGCTGGACTATCGTAGCGCTTCTTTTTTTCGCTACGACCATTAACTACCTCGACCGGCAGGTAGTGGGACTCCTTAAACCTACGCTGGAAAAAGAATTCAACTGGTCGGAGCTGGATTATAGCCGCATTGTACAGGTTTTTTCGGCCGCTTATGCCATTGGCCTGCTGATTTTTGGACGAATTATCGACCGGATCGGAACCAAAGTCGGCTATACGGTAGCCATTATTTTCTGGAGTATTGCGGCTATGGCTCATGCCCTGGCTACCAGCACGATGGGATTCATTTTCGCCCGGATTGGCCTGGGATTGGGTGAAGCGGGAAACTTCCCGGCAGCGATCAAAACGGTAGCCGAATGGTTTCCCAAAAAAGAACGGGCGCTGGCAACGGGTATTTTCAACTCAGGGGCTAACATTGGGGCGGTGGTCGCACCGATTCTGGTGCCCTGGATTCTGGGCATCTGGGGCTGGGAAATGGCCTTCATCGTAACGGGTGCCGTCGGTTTTATCTGGCTCATCTTCTGGTATGTCGGCTACGAGATTCCCTCAAAACAAGCCAAACTCTCCAAGGAAGAATATAACTACATCCACAGCGACAGCGAAGCAACACCCGACGAAGTGGCCGATCATGGCAAACCTGTCTCCTGGGGTATGCTGCTGGGGAAACGCCAAACCTGGGCGTTTGTATTCGGCAAAATGCTGACCGACCCCATCTGGTGGTTTTTCCTGTTCTGGCTACAGGACTATTTTTCGACCACGTTCCACCTTGACACCAAAAAGCCGAACCTGTATCTGGCCGTACTCTATACGCTGGTCAGTATTGGCAGTATCGGTGGCGGCTATCTGTCGTCAGCGCTCATTAGCCGGGGCTGGAGTGTCTGGAAAGCGCGCAAAACCGCTATGTTCATCTTTGCTCTGCTTGTGCTACCTGTTATGGCTGTTCGGTTTGGGCCGGGCATCTGGGGTGCTGTTGCGCTGATTGGGCTGGCGGGCGCTGCTCACCAGGCCTGGAGCGCGAACATTTTCACGACAGCTTCCGATATGTTTCCCAAGCGTGCGGTTAGCTCAGTGGTAGGTATTGGCAGCATGGCCGGTTCAGTTGGGGGAATTATTTTCCCGGAGATCGTCGGTCGGATTCTGGACAGCTACAAAAAGGCCGGCGACCTACAGAGCGGCTACGGCATCATCTTCCTGATGTGTGGCTCGGCCTACCTGCTGGCCTGGACGGTCATGCACCTGCTAACCCCCAAAATGCAACCCGTCAAACTCGACATTACAGAGTCAGAGCCAGTTGTATAG
- the fbp gene encoding class 1 fructose-bisphosphatase, with protein sequence MELSASHPLALPVGVTLDRYIMHRQTAFPYATGELSQLLRDIALAGKIIHREVNRAGLIDLTGGMGVQNVQGESQQKLDMIANIRFSRALKNGGEACAIISEEEEDIIYTGNNHGKYVVAIDPLDGSSNIDVNVSIGTIFSIYRRVTPIGTEPTLDDFLQGGRRQVAAGYILYGSSTIMVYTTGHSVNGFTYDASLGEYILSHPDIHSPANGQIYSCNDGNVEGYEEGVQAYLNGCRKKQFTARYIGSLVADFHRNLLKGGIYLYPSTRKAPDGKLRLLYEAFPLAFLAEKAGCLATSGHQAILDIKPYSLHQRTPLYIGAPMMVENLVGMLVG encoded by the coding sequence ATGGAACTCTCGGCTTCCCATCCATTAGCATTGCCGGTAGGCGTAACGCTCGACCGGTATATCATGCACCGTCAAACGGCTTTCCCGTATGCTACCGGCGAACTATCACAGTTACTTCGTGATATTGCCCTAGCCGGAAAAATCATCCATCGGGAAGTTAATCGGGCTGGATTAATCGATTTAACCGGCGGTATGGGCGTTCAGAACGTACAGGGCGAAAGTCAGCAAAAGCTGGATATGATCGCCAACATTCGGTTTAGTCGCGCCCTGAAAAACGGTGGCGAAGCCTGTGCCATCATTTCAGAAGAAGAAGAGGACATCATCTACACAGGGAATAACCATGGCAAGTACGTGGTGGCTATCGACCCGCTGGACGGTTCATCCAACATTGATGTAAACGTATCGATTGGAACTATTTTTTCCATTTACCGGCGGGTTACACCTATTGGTACCGAACCGACACTGGACGATTTCTTACAAGGTGGTCGTCGGCAGGTAGCGGCTGGTTATATTCTGTACGGCTCATCGACCATCATGGTTTACACGACCGGCCACAGTGTCAATGGCTTTACCTACGATGCGTCGCTGGGCGAATACATTCTGTCGCACCCCGACATTCATAGTCCGGCCAATGGTCAGATTTATTCCTGTAATGACGGGAATGTGGAAGGCTACGAAGAGGGTGTTCAGGCGTATCTGAACGGTTGCCGGAAAAAGCAATTTACAGCCCGGTATATCGGTTCGTTGGTGGCTGATTTTCACCGGAATCTACTAAAAGGAGGAATCTACCTGTATCCATCTACCCGTAAAGCGCCGGATGGCAAACTGCGGCTGCTGTATGAAGCATTTCCCCTTGCGTTTCTGGCCGAAAAAGCGGGCTGTCTGGCTACGTCTGGGCATCAGGCCATTCTGGATATTAAGCCCTATAGTCTTCACCAGCGTACCCCGCTGTACATTGGAGCCCCCATGATGGTCGAAAATCTGGTAGGCATGCTGGTGGGCTAA
- a CDS encoding winged helix-turn-helix transcriptional regulator encodes MTTIQKGLAPQRLGADHKECKQSVQAVQDALYVLNGKWKLPIIIGLSTGPKRFRELQRVVNGITAKVLSKELKELELNEFVIRNVYTTTPITVEYELTDYSQTLDSIIDALRNWGMQHRARILKKM; translated from the coding sequence ATGACGACGATTCAAAAAGGCCTGGCTCCGCAACGACTTGGAGCGGATCATAAAGAGTGCAAACAGAGCGTACAGGCTGTGCAGGATGCGCTTTACGTACTGAATGGAAAATGGAAGCTTCCCATCATCATCGGATTGAGCACCGGACCCAAGCGATTTCGAGAGTTGCAGCGGGTCGTGAATGGGATTACGGCCAAGGTACTGAGCAAAGAACTGAAAGAACTTGAGCTGAATGAATTTGTGATTCGCAATGTCTACACAACTACGCCCATCACCGTCGAATATGAACTGACCGATTACAGCCAGACGCTGGATAGCATTATTGATGCGTTAAGAAACTGGGGTATGCAGCACCGGGCGCGAATTTTGAAAAAAATGTAG